The following DNA comes from Alienimonas californiensis.
CAAAAATAAGATCCTCTGCGACGTGGACCGCGGCCACCTGGAAGCGGCGGCGAAGAAGATCAAGGACAGCCACGGCGACGACCCGGAACTGACCGACGACTACCGCAAGGTGATCGACGATCCGGAGATCGACGTCGTCGTGATCGTCACCCCGGACCACTGGCACACCAAGCCGCTGATCGAGGCGGTGCGGGCCGGCAAGGACGTTTACTGCGAGAAGCCGCTGACCCTCACCATTCAGGAGGGCATCGACATCTGCAAGGCGGTCGAGGAGACCGGCCGCACCGTGCAGGTCGGCACGCAGCAGCGGACCGAGATGGGCCGCAAGTTCCTCACCGCCGTGGCGCTGGTCCGCGAGGGCCGCCTGGGCGACGTGAAGAAGATCACCTGCGGCATCGGCGGCTCCCCCACCTCCGGCGACATTCCCGCCGTCGATCCGCCGCAGGAATTGAACTGGGAGAAATGGCTCGGCCAGACCCCCGAGGTCGCCTTCCGCAAGGACGGCGGCAAGACGAACTGCCACTACGAGTTCCGGTGGTGGTACGAGTACAGCGGCGGCAAGATGACCGACTGGGGCGCCCACCACGTGGACATCGCCCAGTGGGCCCTCGACCAGAACGGCGAGGGCCAGGGGCCGACGAAGATCGTCCCCAATATGGCCAAGGTCGTGCACCCCGCCGGGATGGACGAGAACGGCATGCCGGTGGAGGACGACAAGTACAACGCCGCCAGCAAGTTCGAGGTCAGCGCCTTCTTCCCGGGCGACGTGGAGATGGTGATCTCCAGCGACGAGCGGAACGGCCTGCTGATCGAGGGCACGAAGGGCCGCATCTTCGTCTCCCGCGGCGACCTCACCGGCGCCCCGGTCGACGAGTTGAAGGACAACCCGCTGCCCGAGGGCGCCCTGGAGCGGGCCTATAAAGGCCAGCCGGTGGCGAAGAGCCACATGGACAACTTCTTCGCCGCCCGCGACGGCAAGGCGGAGCCGATCTCCGACGTGTTCAGCCACCACCGGGCGCTGACGACCTGCCACCTCGCCAACATCGCGATCCGCCTGGGCCGCGAATTGAACTGGGACCCCAAAGCCCAGAAGATCGTCGGCGACGAGCAGGCCCAGTCCATGACCGCCCGCACCAAGCGGGACGGCTACGACTACGAAGTCTGAGCCCCCCGGCGCCGCGGTCCGCCGCTCTCCCCGACGCCCCGACCGCCCGCGTGCGGCCGGGGCGTTTTGCGTTCGCGTTCCCTCTCGCACAGTCCCGCCGATGTCGACCCGCTGCTTCCGTCTGCTGGCCGTGCTGACGGTCGGGGCGTCCCTCGGGCCGGCCGCCGCGCTCGGCGCCGGGGAGCCGCCCGCCGACACGCCGTTCCTCGCCGGCGACTTTCACTGGACGGTCAGCCCGCCGCTGTTGGCGGTGGATCAAGACCGCCTGCCGCCCTCGCCGGGCGCCCCGTGGGTCGCGGTGAAGGACCCCAGCGTCGTCCGTCACGACGGCCGCTGGCATTTGTTCTGCACCCTCCGAAAAAACAAAGAGGGCGACGGCCGCATCCGCATCGGCTACCTCTCCTTCGAGAACTGGGAAGACGCCGCCGCGGCGGACTGGGCGCTGCTGGACCTGACCCCCGACTACCATGGGGCGCCGCAGATCTTTTATTACGAGCCGCAGCGCAAGTGGTACCTGATCTATCAGGCCGTCGACCCGTCCCGCGGGTTGAAGTACGGCCCCTGCTATTCGACCTGCGACCGCGTCGACGACCCGGCCGGCTGGACGAAGCCCGAACCGCTGTACGTTGTGCCGGAGGGGATGAAGGCCGGGCTGGACCATTGGGTCATCTGCGACGAGGCGAAGGCGCATCATTTCTTCACCACCAACGACGGCCGGATGTGGCGAGCCGAGACCGCCCTCGCAAACTTCCCCGACCGCGGCTGGTCCCGCCCGGAAGTGGCGTTGCAGGCCGACATCTTCGAGGCCAGCCACACCTATCGACTGAAGGGGACCGGGAAATACTTCACGATCGTCGAAGCCCAAGGCGACGGCCGGCGGTACTTCAAAGCCTATACGGCCGACCGACTGGACGGCGAATGGACCGGCGTGGCGGACGCCCGCGACCGGCCGATGGTCTCCCCGCAGAACGTGACGAACCGGGCGGACTCCTGGGCGACTTCCTACAGCCACGGCGAGCTGATCCGAACGGGAGTCGACCAACGGCTGGAGGTGGACGCGGCGACGACCCGCATACTGTTTCAGGGCGTGGACGACGCCGGCTACGACGGCTCGAAGAACTACGGCCAGATCCCCTGGCGGCTGGGGCTGCTGGGCTTGGCGCCGTGAGCGGGCCGGATCAGCCGGCCAGCGCCGCACACAGCACGAACGCCCTCGCAGCGGCGGCCTCCCGCCACAGGGGGTAATCGGCGGCGGGCTCAGTCGTCGTCGTCATCCTCGTCGTCGTCCGCGTCGGGGTGCAGCGGGTCGTCCGGATCGAAGAAGAAATCGCCCAGTCCCATCGGCACCGAGCCGCCGCCCAGCGTGCGGCGCTTTTTGCCGGCCAGGTCGTCCAGATCGGCGGCGTCCTCGCCCAGGCAGGCGATCAGGCTCTCCCGCCAGGCCACGTCCTTGGCGACCGGGTGCTCCGGGTCGGCGGCGAGCCGCTTCATCGCGTACCGCAGCACGTTCAGGCCGTCGCGGGTGCTGAAGTCCAGCTTCAACTCGTGCGATTTCTGCAGGAACTCGACCGTCAGGTCCAGCGCCTCGTCGTCGGCGAAGGGCAGGTGATATTTGAGGATCGCCAGCTCGTCCTCCCGCTCCGGGTGGCCGATGGTCAGCGTCGGCTGGAGGCGGGAGAGAATATAATCGGGGATCTCGAAGGTGCTTTCGTCCGAGTTCATCGTCACGGCGCAGCGGAAGTCGTCGTGGGCGTGCAGCGTCACGCCGGCGATGATGCTTTCCGCGTAGCGGCGATGGTCCAGCAGCGGGGCGAGGCTGGCCCAGGACTTCTCGCTCATGCGGTTCCCCTCGTCCAGCAGGCAGACGCCGCCGGTCAGCATCGCGGTGACCAGCGGGCTGGCGTGGTATTTAATCCCCCCGCCCTCGGCCAGCACGGGGGTGACGAGCAGGTCCTCGGGGCGGGTGTCCGCGGTGCACTGGTAGATATAGAGCGGCTGATTCCGCTGCCGGGCCGCGGCGACGGCCAGCGTGGTCTTGCCGATGCCCGGCGTGCCCACCAGCCGGGGCGTCAGCGGCCGGTCCCCCTCGCCGACGACCAGCCAGCAGGCGTGGATCTGCTTGAGGACCTCGTCCTGCCCGATCCAGGTCCCCCCGCTGTCGTCCGGCCGGGAGAGGTGCAGCGTGACGCCGTCCACCTCCGCGGAGCGGGCGTCTGTGGGCAGGGGTGCGGAATCGCGAATCATCGGGGGCGGGCCGGGGGTGAGGCGAGACCGCAGTGTAGCCGCCCGCCCGGTCAGTCGCCGCGGGTTCGCCCGGCGACGGCCGGTCGATCGGCGACCGGGCGTTCGGTCAGCGGTCGGCCCAGCGTTCCTCGGTCGCCTCCAGGGTGAACTCGAACGACTGATCGGGCGACTGGCCGGAGGAGACGCCCCGAGGGACGGTCGGGGCGAGGAACCAGACGACGGTTCCC
Coding sequences within:
- a CDS encoding Gfo/Idh/MocA family oxidoreductase → MSAPATPPADRRDFLKTAGAVAAIAGTASFAQANVRQDSEKKEPVIGHIGTGSRWNGPGMQAAGRGKNKILCDVDRGHLEAAAKKIKDSHGDDPELTDDYRKVIDDPEIDVVVIVTPDHWHTKPLIEAVRAGKDVYCEKPLTLTIQEGIDICKAVEETGRTVQVGTQQRTEMGRKFLTAVALVREGRLGDVKKITCGIGGSPTSGDIPAVDPPQELNWEKWLGQTPEVAFRKDGGKTNCHYEFRWWYEYSGGKMTDWGAHHVDIAQWALDQNGEGQGPTKIVPNMAKVVHPAGMDENGMPVEDDKYNAASKFEVSAFFPGDVEMVISSDERNGLLIEGTKGRIFVSRGDLTGAPVDELKDNPLPEGALERAYKGQPVAKSHMDNFFAARDGKAEPISDVFSHHRALTTCHLANIAIRLGRELNWDPKAQKIVGDEQAQSMTARTKRDGYDYEV
- a CDS encoding non-reducing end alpha-L-arabinofuranosidase family hydrolase, giving the protein MSTRCFRLLAVLTVGASLGPAAALGAGEPPADTPFLAGDFHWTVSPPLLAVDQDRLPPSPGAPWVAVKDPSVVRHDGRWHLFCTLRKNKEGDGRIRIGYLSFENWEDAAAADWALLDLTPDYHGAPQIFYYEPQRKWYLIYQAVDPSRGLKYGPCYSTCDRVDDPAGWTKPEPLYVVPEGMKAGLDHWVICDEAKAHHFFTTNDGRMWRAETALANFPDRGWSRPEVALQADIFEASHTYRLKGTGKYFTIVEAQGDGRRYFKAYTADRLDGEWTGVADARDRPMVSPQNVTNRADSWATSYSHGELIRTGVDQRLEVDAATTRILFQGVDDAGYDGSKNYGQIPWRLGLLGLAP
- a CDS encoding AAA family ATPase, giving the protein MIRDSAPLPTDARSAEVDGVTLHLSRPDDSGGTWIGQDEVLKQIHACWLVVGEGDRPLTPRLVGTPGIGKTTLAVAAARQRNQPLYIYQCTADTRPEDLLVTPVLAEGGGIKYHASPLVTAMLTGGVCLLDEGNRMSEKSWASLAPLLDHRRYAESIIAGVTLHAHDDFRCAVTMNSDESTFEIPDYILSRLQPTLTIGHPEREDELAILKYHLPFADDEALDLTVEFLQKSHELKLDFSTRDGLNVLRYAMKRLAADPEHPVAKDVAWRESLIACLGEDAADLDDLAGKKRRTLGGGSVPMGLGDFFFDPDDPLHPDADDDEDDDDD